The following coding sequences lie in one Silene latifolia isolate original U9 population chromosome 5, ASM4854445v1, whole genome shotgun sequence genomic window:
- the LOC141655259 gene encoding uncharacterized protein LOC141655259 has translation MTKIGDNGKGIGSDSGHDKSFIPPSSPLFLHPSDSPSLKLTQTVFNGENYDLWADAVRNELDAKNKLGFVDDTVTKPAGAEDDSYEVVAWRQSNAMVKSWLRNVIDEKLHPSITFSATVLEIWKELKERYSAAKYSSVPDCTCGARAAFIKEKEEEKVHQFIMGLNTSLYDHLRSNLLMDDTLTSLSRAYALVLREERHKAVTRIR, from the exons ATGACAAAAATCGGAGACAACGGGAAAGGGATAGGTTCAGATAGTGGCCATGACAAGTCGTTTATACCACCATCATCACCCCTTTTTCTCCACCCCTCCGACAGTCCGAGTCTCAAATTGACTCAGACAGTGTTCAATGGTGAAAATTACGATCTCTGGGCTGATGCGGTTCGTAATGAGCTAGACGCCAAGAACAAATTAGGTTTTGTCGATGACACCGTCACGAAACCAGCAGGCGCTGAAGACGACTCTTATGAGGTCGTGGCATGGCGTCAGTCAAACGCTATGGTAAAATCTTGGTTGCGTAATGTTATTGACGAGAAATTGCACCCAAGCATCACCTTCTCAGCCACGGTTCTCGAAATTTGGAAAGAGTTGAAGGAACGTTACTCGGCAG CCAAATATAGCAGTGTACCCGACTGCACTTGTGGAGCTCGAGCAGCGTTCATCAAAGAAAAGGAGGAGGAAAAGGTGCACCAGTTCATCATGGGTCTCAACACGTCATTGTATGACCATCTTCGATCGAACTTGTTGATGGATGACACTCTCACTTCTTTGAGTAGAGCCTATGCTCTGGTTTTGCGAGAAGAACGTCACAAGGCCGTTACTCGCATTAGATAA
- the LOC141657304 gene encoding uncharacterized protein LOC141657304: protein MAMPWSVTLWMSEMVWLALIGWVSSCFIIADEIANSLRSADIAVFHLA, encoded by the coding sequence ATGGCGATGCCATGGAGTGTAACACTATGGATGTCTGAAATGGTTTGGTTGGCGTTAATTGGTTGGGTTTCTTCTTGCTTCATCATCGCCGATGAGATCGCCAATTCTCTTCGCTCTGCCGATATCGCCGTCTTTCATCTTGCTTGA
- the LOC141657303 gene encoding uncharacterized protein LOC141657303 yields MDLDTENRIASILLKEAAELRRQAQQEGVLAYLHKPTVRGRPNSRFLSATIRGIEQANRVVEVNEMWRARKKELEMDRRSKSRRRDEGSNSSRDISSDSPRNRSKRHGPTCSSSKRSYDNHHVGEDSGLKDEELEEFLQSRVKRGRGSVGSRMDETGPYLPALPESDDQLCTNSNHFDNEIPQRVLLGPERPSSLKRCKFSGDESEEEQKRSKKGSSGGSRERLSKKHKSRDLY; encoded by the exons ATGGATCTGGATACTGAGAATAGAATTGCGTCAATTCTATTGAAAGAGGCTGCAGAATTGCGACGTCAAGCTCAACAGGAGGGCGTGCTTGCTTATCTACACAAGCCCACTGTTCGTGGGCGTCCTAATTCTCGTTTTCTTAGTGCGACAATTCGTGGGATTGAGCAAG CTAATCGAGTTGTAGAGGTGAATGAAATGTGGCGGGCTCGGAAGAAAGAGCTAGAGATGGACCGTAGGTCTAAAAGTAGGCGGAGAGATGAGGGTAGTAACAGTAGCAGGGACATAAGTTCTGACTCACCCAGAAACAGAAGCAAGAGGCATGGTCCCACTTGCTCATCAAGCAAAAGATCATATGATAATCATCATGTTGGGGAAGATAGCGGCTTGAAGGATGAAGAGCTCGAGGAGTTTCTTCAGTCGAG GGTGAAACGTGGAAGGGGCTCTGTAGGGTCAAGGATGGATGAAACTGGTCCCTATCTCCCCGCTTTACCAGAATCAGATGATCAATTATGTACAAATTCTAATCACTTTGACAATGAGATTCCCCAGCGGGTTCTTTTGGGTCCTGAAAGGCCTTCCTCCTTGAAACGTTGTAAATTTTCCGGTGATGAGTCTGAAGAAGAGCAAAAGAGATCAAAGAAGGGTAGTTCAGGAGGGTCCAGAGAGAGACTCTCAAAGAAGCACAAGTCGAGAGATCTGtattaa
- the LOC141657306 gene encoding uncharacterized protein LOC141657306 has protein sequence MGCSASRLDTLIAKAIEDPSSSTTSSSSQSSSNNSSLCVSSSSSSSIVPKTRSFSTPLVHHPAIEKGDTHHLVCLTSSTYGSLNVTGVENGDFSGKSSPDSVINTWELMEGLEDEENVINYRNNNDFKNTHKLPTSKFVDFGSDFKVKLPASKLGLNLIDSSRDFNDAKKVPSEKFGVNLSDSMMKLSDSYVFVEVPDEIVEEKEVGFGANPNSKPLWKHLSEESLLSKMDPNVCNAYDRALLAKKLGCSQSGKVIKSVGSSPNLFVSKSKSMGTNAPVVSKLGSEDDGMIRECENKIVLYFTSLRGIRKTFEDCSSVRMILRGFRVVVDEKDISMDSSYRKELQSALGGKAMSLPQLFVRGKHIGGVDDVKLLHETGELEKILEGCPTKDCGSVCHSCGDARFVPCSYCNGSRKVFQEEEGRTKRCPDCNENGLVRCPGCCS, from the coding sequence ATGGGGTGTTCAGCATCTCGTCTTGATACACTAATTGCGAAAGCAATTGAAGAtccttcatcttcaacaacatcaTCTTCATCACAATCTTCATCAAATAACTCATCTTTATGtgtttcttcatcatcatcttcatcaattgttCCAAAAACTCGTTCTTTTTCGACTCCGCTTGTTCATCACCCGGCTATAGAAAAAGGGGATACGCATCATCTTGTTTGTCTAACTTCTTCAACTTATGGTTCACTTAATGTTACTGGTGTTGAAAATGGTGATTTTTCTGGGAAATCTTCTCCTGATTCTGTGATTAACACTTGGGAATTAATGGAAGGGTTAGAAGATGAAGAAAATGTGATTAATTATCGTAATAATAATGATTTTAAGAATACCCATAAATTACCCACTTCTAAATTTGTTGATTTTGGTAGTGATTTTAAGGTGAAACTTCCtgcttcaaaattagggttaaatTTGATTGATTCTAGTCGTGATTTTAATGATGCAAAAAAAGTACCCAGTGAAAAATTTGGGGTAAATTTGAGTGATTCTATGATGAAACTGAGTGATTCATATGTGTTTGTGGAAGTTCCTGATGAAATAGTTGAGGAAAAGGAAGTGGGTTTTGGAGCAAACCCTAATTCTAAGCCTCTGTGGAAACATTTGTCTGAGGAATCGCTTCTGTCGAAAATGGACCCGAATGTGTGTAATGCTTATGATAGAGCATTGTTAGCTAAGAAATTGGGGTGTAGTCAATCTGGGAAGGTAATTAAATCTGTGGGTTCGAGTCCGAATCTGTTTGTTTCAAAGAGTAAGAGTATGGGGACTAATGCTCCAGTTGTGTCGAAATTGGGTAGTGAGGATGATGGCATGATACGCGAATGTGAGAATAAGATTGTGTTGTATTTTACTAGTTTGAGGGGTATTAGGAAGACATTTGAAGACTGTTCTTCTGTTAGGATGATACTTAGAGGGTTTCGGGTGGTGGTAGATGAGAAGGACATTTCGATGGATTCAAGCTATAGGAAGGAATTGCAGAGTGCACTTGGTGGAAAGGCTATGAGTTTGCCGCAGCTCTTTGTAAGAGGGAAGCATATAGGAGGTGTTGATGATGTCAAACTGTTGCATGAAACCGGGGAATTGGAGAAGATTTTAGAAGGATGTCCGACAAAGGACTGTGGGTCTGTTTGTCATAGTTGTGGTGATGCGAGGTTTGTTCCGTGTTCATATTGTAATGGTAGCCGGAAGGTATTCCAGGAAGAGGAAGGACGAACGAAGAGGTGCCCTGATTGCAATGAGAATGGATTGGTTCGCTGCCCTGGTTGTTGCTCCTGA
- the LOC141655260 gene encoding uncharacterized protein LOC141655260, translated as MSDGWSDRQRRSICNFLVNSPKGTVFLSSIDTSNISKTADKVLEMLNVVVEKVGEENVVQIVTDNAANYKAAGERLMEKRQKLFWTPCAAHCIDQMLEDLDKKIKSHGVAITKARKVTTYVYSRTLVHTWMKEFTKGRELIRPVVTRFATSYLMLRCLNEQKAPLLAFFASAKWRNSKFGKSIEGKKVQRIILDTRGFWPGVVTCLKAALPLVKVLHMVDSDENPAMGFIYEAMSRAKNQIKENFNSVEKNYKPIWDIVDERWEAQMHKPLHAIGYFLNPQFQYSPDFKSTLEVKMGLYTCLQRMVSDPEERTRIDVQMDAFKNAKGLFGLPTVVATRNKKTPGAYKEA; from the exons ATGTCTGATGGGTGGAGTGATAGACAAAGACGTTCCATTTGTAATTTCTTAGTAAATAGTCCTAAGGGGACTGTTTTTCTATCATCTATTGACACATCTAACATTTCTAAAACTGCCGACAAAGTATTAGAGATGCTAAATGTTGTTGTAGAGAAGGTTGGTGAAGAGAACGTTGTGCAGATTGTTACAGATAATGCTGCGAACTATAAAGCAGCTGGGGAACGCTTGATGGAGAAAAGACAAAAACTATTCTGGACACCTTGTGCAGCACATTGTATTGATCAAATGTTGGAGGATcttgataaaaagattaagagtCATGGTGTAGCAATAACTAAAGCAAGAAAGGTAACCACTTACGTTTACTCGAGGACATTGGTCCATACTTGGATGAAAGAGTTTACAAAAGGTAGGGAGCTGATTAGACCTGTAGTTACTCGATTCGCTACTTCATATTTGATGTTAAGGTGCTTAAATGAACAAAAGGCCCCTCTCCTCGCATTTTTTGCTTCTGCTAAATGGAGAAATAGCAAATTTGGTAAATCAATTGAAGGGAAGAAAGTACAAAGGATCATCTTAGATACTAGAGGATTTTGGCCCGGAGTTGTCACATGTTTGAAAGCTGCTTTGCCATTAGTTAAAGTTCTTCATATGGTAGACTCCGATGAGAACCCTGCTATGGGATTCATTTATGAGGCGATGTCAAGagcaaaaaatcaaatcaaagagAATTTTAATAGTGTTGAAAAAAA TTATAAGCCGATATGGGACATAGTTGATGAACGCTGGGAGGCTCAAATGCACAAGCCTCTGCATGCTATTGGCTACTTCTTAAACCCGCAATTTCAATACAGTCCAGATTTTAAATCAACCCTAGAAGTGAAAATGGGCTTATATACTTGTTTGCAAAGAATGGTGTCAGACCCCGAAGAAAGGACGCGTATAGATGTTCAAATGGATGCTTTTAAGAATGCAAAAGGTCTTTTTGGCTTGCCTACTGTTGTGGCGACCAGAAACAAAAAGACACCTG GTGCATACAAAGAAGCGTAA